The Thermostichus vulcanus str. 'Rupite' region GGATGAGGGCGGTCAACCACACCGTTAGCCGTCGCATTGTGCGGTTTGCCAATGCGGTAAATGCAGATGTGTGGATGGAAGACCTCTCGGGTATCCGCCAATCCAGACAGAGCCAGAAGGCGCGTTCGGATGCCGGGAAATCGCGCCATACCTGGTCGTACTACGACCTGGAGTGGAAGGTTGCCTACAAGCTGGAAATGGCGGGCAGGACGCTGCATAAACGTCCGGCTGCCTACACATCCAAAACCGACCACAGGACAGGATTGATCTGCTCCGCAGGGCCGGAGGCCATTGGGAAAAGGAGTGGGCATCTGTTCACCGGGCAGGACGGGTATTGCTGTGATGCAGACTGGAATGCCGCAATGAACATTGCCCAGTGGGACGGGTTTTCGTGTCCTCTGAGTCTAAAAGAAGCCCTGCCCGTAATAGGCAGGGTCGGCTCAGGGGATGGGGTAGTTGGCAATCCCCTGAACTCCATGAATCCCTCACAGCTTCAAGCTGTGGGGAGCTAGAAGGGAGAATCCCCCGGTTTCTAACCGGGGGAGTGTCAACCCAAAAGTCAGCTATCTGACGACCGGGAGGATCATGGCGGCCCCAACACCTGCTATTAACAAGCAAGGATTCCCCTATCTAGGGAAAACCCAGCACAGGATCGGGTGCAGTGAGTTCTTGTATCGGGATCCTTATCCAACCATTGGGGGGATCCCCTACCCCCGATGCACAGCGTTCGGAAAGTTGGGCCTGAGCCAGTGGATCCCTGCCGCAATAGTAAACAAAGTCAGCACCAAGAGAGTGCTCAAGGCAGCTGCTTGGTGGGTATAGCCTCCCTGTTGCAAGCCAAAAACCAGCCATCCCAACGTTTCCGTTCCCGATCCAACCAAGAGTGCGGACAGAGTTAGTTCAGCAAAAGATTGCAAAAAAACCAACAACATCGCTGCTACCAAAGCCGGTGTGAGCAAAGGCAGCAAAACATAGCGGAAGCTCTGGATCATGTCCGCCCCATCGATGCTGGCCGCTTCCTCTAAGCTGGTGTCGAGGCTACGCCAGGCAGCTTGAATGGGCTGCAATGCAAAGGACAAAAACCGCCCCAAGTAGGCGATCAAAATGAGCCACAGGGTTCCGTAGAGAGTTAACCCAGGCAAAGGAGAGGGCAACCACACCAAGATTAGAGATAAGGCAAAAATAATGCCCGGCAGAGCATAGGGCAAGTCCACAATTAAGCTAAGAACCGGAAGCAGAGGCGTTTTCAATCGGGTCAGCGCGTAGCCCAAGATCACCGCTACACAGCTACTGAGTACTGCGGCTGCCGAGGCCAAACCCAAACTGTGCCAGGTGGCGCGGCGAGCCCGCTCCAGCTCAAAAATCACAAAGCGGAAATGCTCCAGAGTGAGATTGGATCCCAGCAAAGGCAGTCCGTAGGCCCGTAGCAAGGCAGTGCTCGCCATGGCAAACAAAGGGCCGACAATCACCAACGCAGCGACCCCCATCAGGATCCCGCTCCCCAACCAGCGAACCCAGCCCAGGCGATACCGTTCGGGTGGTTCATGACCGGGATCCAACCCCTCCTGCCCACGCCCCCTCTGTTGGAGACCCAGAAAGAGAATAGCCGGTAAACCAAACAACACCGCCAGCGCTGCACTGCGCCCAAACCCATCGCTGCTGAAGTTGATCACCTCCTGGTACAGCAAGGTGGGCAGGGTAATGTACCGCCCTGGGATCGCCAATAAGGCCGGGATCCCGAAATTTCCAAAAGCTCCCAAAAAGACCAGCACCGCCGCTGCCCCGATGTAGGGCCGCAATAGAGGCAACGTAACGTAGAGCCAAACCTGCGGCAGATTAGCCCCATCCAAGCGAGCCGCTTCCTCCGTCTGTTTCTGGAGCCGACTGAGCCCCGCAACCAGCGTCAAGTAAGCAATCGGCAGGGTAAAGAGACTGAGAAGGAGGATGATTCCCCCCGGCGTGTAGAGGCTCCACAGCGCCCCCTGTCGCCCCAAAACTAGCCGTAGCCCTTGCTGCAAATAGCCCACCGGCCCAGCCCATTGAATCCAAGCCAAAGCCAAGACCTGCGGCGGAATCACCAAAGGAGACAAAAAAAGCACCCGCAGGATCCCTCGACCCGGTAAGTCCGTTTGGGTGGTGAGCACCGCCAGTACCAGGCCACCCATGAGGGCTAA contains the following coding sequences:
- a CDS encoding ABC transporter permease, which translates into the protein MAPWLMGVAVILVFTHGYPLLMLMQRALSREGALSLENIHWLLETPRVHLALRHSLWVSAASTGLALMGGLVLAVLTTQTDLPGRGILRVLFLSPLVIPPQVLALAWIQWAGPVGYLQQGLRLVLGRQGALWSLYTPGGIILLLSLFTLPIAYLTLVAGLSRLQKQTEEAARLDGANLPQVWLYVTLPLLRPYIGAAAVLVFLGAFGNFGIPALLAIPGRYITLPTLLYQEVINFSSDGFGRSAALAVLFGLPAILFLGLQQRGRGQEGLDPGHEPPERYRLGWVRWLGSGILMGVAALVIVGPLFAMASTALLRAYGLPLLGSNLTLEHFRFVIFELERARRATWHSLGLASAAAVLSSCVAVILGYALTRLKTPLLPVLSLIVDLPYALPGIIFALSLILVWLPSPLPGLTLYGTLWLILIAYLGRFLSFALQPIQAAWRSLDTSLEEAASIDGADMIQSFRYVLLPLLTPALVAAMLLVFLQSFAELTLSALLVGSGTETLGWLVFGLQQGGYTHQAAALSTLLVLTLFTIAAGIHWLRPNFPNAVHRG